One Paracoccus sp. TOH DNA segment encodes these proteins:
- a CDS encoding amino acid ABC transporter permease, with protein sequence MLTDFQTYFRDLAATSPQWNFIWLYDDVQKGRVLTGLWMTIKLSVFCLIFSVLIGILGAWAQGARSRLLRGLVQGYVQFFRNTPPLLQLLFFYFALGQFTPKYSPDGWLEVPMISNVGWAIISLSFFAGAFNIEIFRAGVESVPNSTREAAESLGMTRLQTYTNVVFPLALRISMPALSANLINLVKTTNQAFAIAVPELLYQSVSIWNDFPSAQKPTMLMLLVCYLGLVGVLSLGMGRWERKLRIPGYGA encoded by the coding sequence ATGCTGACGGATTTCCAGACCTATTTCCGCGACCTTGCCGCGACCTCGCCGCAATGGAACTTCATCTGGCTTTATGACGATGTGCAGAAGGGCCGGGTGCTGACCGGGCTGTGGATGACGATCAAGCTCAGCGTCTTCTGCCTGATCTTTTCCGTCCTCATCGGCATTCTGGGCGCCTGGGCGCAGGGGGCGAGAAGTCGTCTTCTGCGCGGGTTGGTGCAGGGCTATGTGCAGTTCTTCCGCAATACGCCGCCGCTGCTGCAACTGCTGTTCTTCTATTTCGCCCTGGGCCAGTTCACCCCGAAATACAGCCCGGACGGCTGGCTCGAGGTGCCGATGATCTCGAACGTGGGCTGGGCGATCATCTCGCTTTCCTTCTTCGCCGGCGCCTTCAACATCGAGATCTTCCGCGCCGGCGTCGAATCCGTTCCGAACTCGACGCGAGAGGCGGCGGAATCGCTCGGCATGACGCGGTTGCAGACCTATACCAACGTGGTGTTTCCGCTGGCGCTGCGCATCTCGATGCCCGCGCTGTCGGCCAATCTGATCAACCTGGTCAAGACGACGAACCAGGCCTTCGCGATTGCCGTGCCCGAGCTGCTCTATCAGTCGGTCTCGATCTGGAACGATTTCCCCTCTGCGCAGAAGCCGACGATGCTGATGCTGCTGGTCTGTTATCTGGGACTGGTCGGCGTGCTGTCGCTGGGCATGGGGCGTTGGGAACGCAAGCTGAGGATCCCTGGCTATGGCGCATAA
- a CDS encoding transporter substrate-binding domain-containing protein, translating into MKNILTAILASTVALAPIAAAAETCSNEGLKRIQQRGTLIAGVKADYKPWGYRDTNGNIVGLEIDMAQMVADTLGVKLELVPVIASNRMQFLQQGQTDIMIATMTDTADRREIVGIKGPNYYASGTAALTPKAVKMTGWEDLRDKPICGVQGSFYLQKIEQRYGAKVSAFGNAAEAKQALRDKKCVAFVYDDTTIGADLAAGGWDDFEISLPVEDFAPWGLAVAKPEENCALGQIMSGLQYTWHRDGTLIELEKKWNVKPSPFLEDMHQQMADPLAQ; encoded by the coding sequence ATGAAAAATATTCTCACGGCAATCCTGGCCTCGACGGTGGCGCTTGCGCCGATCGCGGCGGCTGCGGAAACCTGCTCGAACGAGGGGCTGAAGCGCATCCAGCAGCGCGGCACCCTGATCGCCGGCGTCAAGGCGGATTACAAGCCCTGGGGCTATCGCGACACCAACGGCAACATCGTCGGGCTGGAAATCGACATGGCGCAGATGGTGGCCGATACCCTGGGCGTCAAGCTGGAACTGGTGCCGGTGATCGCGTCGAACCGGATGCAGTTCCTGCAGCAGGGCCAGACCGACATCATGATCGCCACCATGACCGACACCGCCGACCGGCGCGAGATCGTGGGCATCAAGGGGCCGAACTACTACGCCTCGGGCACCGCCGCCCTGACCCCCAAGGCCGTGAAGATGACCGGCTGGGAAGACCTGCGCGACAAGCCGATCTGCGGCGTGCAGGGCTCGTTCTACCTGCAGAAGATCGAACAGCGTTACGGTGCCAAGGTCTCGGCCTTCGGCAACGCCGCCGAGGCCAAGCAGGCGCTGCGCGACAAGAAATGCGTGGCCTTCGTCTATGACGACACCACCATCGGCGCCGATCTTGCGGCCGGCGGCTGGGACGATTTCGAGATCTCGCTTCCGGTCGAGGATTTCGCCCCCTGGGGCCTGGCCGTGGCCAAGCCCGAGGAGAACTGCGCGCTTGGCCAGATCATGTCGGGCCTGCAATACACCTGGCACCGCGACGGCACGCTGATCGAGCTGGAAAAGAAGTGGAACGTCAAGCCCAGCCCCTTCCTCGAGGACATGCACCAGCAGATGGCCGACCCGTTGGCGCAATAG
- a CDS encoding transporter substrate-binding domain-containing protein, which produces MTGAADRANPKARRRFLLAAAGLVAAPRLAFGAPAPWRVVGMQEFPPYNYRRLGRFIGADVDILNAAARRMGITMQMIPLPWPRALLALDMAEADALFQLTATPKRIRDWHMIGPLRMTRLVFCVRGNSDIADVPNVDALRGRSVGVVRGFTYTRAFDSAAFVHHEGSFDDATSLRKLLLERVDLVLGGEANLRWAIRQLGAEDRLRILPTALAVQPRFVGFSRDPEGMRKAQLLQRTLTAMTNEGQISAILRQSLADLP; this is translated from the coding sequence ATGACGGGCGCGGCAGATCGGGCGAACCCCAAAGCGCGGCGGCGGTTCCTGCTGGCCGCGGCGGGGCTCGTCGCCGCGCCCCGGCTTGCGTTCGGTGCCCCCGCGCCCTGGCGGGTCGTCGGCATGCAGGAATTCCCGCCCTACAACTACCGGCGGCTGGGCCGCTTCATCGGGGCCGATGTCGATATCCTGAACGCCGCCGCCCGCCGGATGGGCATCACCATGCAGATGATCCCCCTGCCCTGGCCGCGTGCGTTGCTGGCGCTGGACATGGCCGAGGCCGACGCGCTGTTCCAGCTGACAGCGACGCCGAAACGCATCCGCGACTGGCACATGATCGGCCCGCTGCGCATGACGCGGCTGGTGTTCTGCGTGCGCGGCAACTCCGACATTGCCGATGTCCCGAACGTCGATGCGCTGCGCGGCCGCTCGGTCGGCGTCGTCCGCGGCTTCACCTATACGCGCGCGTTCGACTCGGCCGCGTTCGTCCACCACGAGGGCTCGTTCGACGATGCGACCAGCCTGCGCAAGCTGCTCCTTGAGCGCGTCGACCTGGTCCTGGGCGGCGAGGCCAATCTTCGGTGGGCCATCCGCCAGCTCGGGGCCGAGGACAGGTTGCGCATCCTGCCCACCGCCCTTGCCGTGCAGCCGCGTTTCGTCGGCTTTTCGCGCGACCCCGAGGGCATGCGCAAGGCCCAGCTTCTGCAGCGCACGCTGACAGCGATGACGAACGAGGGCCAGATCAGCGCCATCCTGCGCCAGTCGCTGGCGGACCTGCCATGA
- a CDS encoding ATP-binding protein — MTRWLPVRGGIARRVVLAGALVSVVSGIGLGGASAILDLRRGIEAALGNAESVLYSAAPQLERAYWDVDLTTARAILDRLVDDPLIQSLHIRDMKLTREQLAAAQIPRLGATRALRGTLSAPMRWLIAPERLTRHRQIRLQIPGTGEPMASLDVTISFVSFYQDFAHQALRIVLTSVLQALLLAGLLFLLVQKLVISPLGALGRAAQALRNDKGFVLDPRSRRRIARRHDEISGLAQDFSRTVAQMERYRDHLREEVDTRTAELLVARNQALAASRAKSAFLANMSHELRTPLNAITGLSELLLAERLPAASRRQVADMQSAARQLLGSIDSVLDLSKLEAGQMTFEARPFAVIAVYDEIIAQTRALIGRKPVTLDGEIAPGVPDMVAGDRQKLVQILLNLASNAVKFTPRGRIALRISARGGRLRCLLADTGAGIDPDSHETIFSAFAQADDTISREVSGTGLGLSIARNMGSGMGGTLGLRSRPGRGSVFTLDLPLHAAAAPPATVQGPRPLLDIAPGPARDRLSRMLDRLPLAQGDGAPVLRQSATGYELQAGPGRVEALPAVLTHRELLQAIVHVTRDTAVGEASGHALALRERSVLLIEDSRINREVIDALFRKLGARVAVASGAREGLAILERSTPDVVITDLHMPEVDGFALLRALRDKGVELPVIASSADVSAVTRRNCIEAGFADFLAKPITGAALAEILGRVLDKTMPALDRQLLARATACDDALAGRWLSRLPAEIADWRARLASDAAQADTLHLIRGAALQLGAVELARVVGESPVDRARIDAAMDRLLALAPAPAAPSPADADGAILQACIAALDANEMRGFDLLRTVLPRLPDELRTEAEAMSERLDFRGAGRILRQAQSA, encoded by the coding sequence ATGACGCGCTGGCTGCCGGTCAGGGGCGGCATCGCCCGCCGCGTGGTTCTGGCCGGGGCGCTGGTCAGCGTCGTCTCGGGCATCGGCCTGGGCGGAGCCAGCGCAATCCTCGACCTGCGGCGCGGCATCGAGGCGGCGCTGGGGAATGCCGAGAGCGTGCTCTATTCCGCCGCGCCTCAGCTCGAGCGCGCCTATTGGGACGTCGACCTGACCACCGCGCGCGCGATCCTCGACCGACTGGTCGACGATCCGCTGATCCAGTCGCTGCACATCCGCGACATGAAGCTGACGCGCGAGCAGCTGGCCGCCGCGCAGATCCCGCGCCTGGGCGCGACGCGGGCATTGCGCGGGACACTTTCGGCCCCGATGCGCTGGCTCATCGCGCCCGAGCGCCTGACGCGCCATCGCCAGATCCGGCTGCAGATCCCCGGCACGGGCGAGCCGATGGCCTCGCTGGACGTCACCATCTCATTCGTCAGCTTCTACCAGGATTTCGCGCATCAGGCGCTGCGGATCGTGCTGACCTCGGTTCTACAGGCGCTGTTGCTTGCGGGGCTGCTGTTCCTGCTGGTGCAGAAGCTGGTCATCTCGCCCCTGGGCGCCTTGGGCCGCGCGGCCCAGGCCCTGCGCAATGACAAGGGGTTCGTGCTGGACCCGCGCAGCCGGCGCCGCATCGCCCGGCGGCATGACGAGATCAGCGGCCTCGCGCAGGATTTCTCGCGCACCGTGGCCCAGATGGAACGCTATCGCGACCATCTGCGCGAAGAGGTCGACACCCGCACCGCCGAGCTGCTGGTGGCCCGGAACCAGGCCCTGGCGGCCTCGCGCGCGAAATCGGCCTTCCTCGCCAATATGAGCCACGAGCTGCGCACGCCGCTGAACGCGATCACCGGCCTGTCGGAACTGCTGCTGGCCGAGCGCCTGCCCGCCGCCTCGCGCCGGCAGGTCGCCGACATGCAAAGCGCCGCGCGCCAGCTTCTGGGCAGCATCGACAGCGTGCTGGACCTGTCCAAGCTGGAAGCCGGCCAGATGACCTTCGAGGCGCGGCCCTTTGCCGTCATCGCGGTCTATGACGAGATCATTGCCCAGACCCGCGCCCTGATCGGCCGAAAGCCCGTGACCCTTGACGGAGAGATCGCCCCGGGCGTGCCGGACATGGTCGCCGGCGACCGCCAGAAGCTGGTGCAGATCCTGCTGAACCTTGCCAGCAACGCGGTAAAGTTCACGCCACGGGGCCGGATCGCGCTGCGCATCTCGGCCCGGGGCGGCCGCCTGCGATGCCTGCTGGCCGATACCGGCGCGGGCATCGATCCCGACAGTCACGAGACCATCTTCTCGGCCTTCGCGCAGGCCGACGACACCATCTCGCGCGAGGTTTCGGGCACCGGGCTGGGTCTGTCCATCGCCCGCAACATGGGTTCGGGCATGGGCGGCACGCTGGGGCTGCGTAGCCGGCCGGGCCGGGGCAGCGTCTTCACCCTCGACCTGCCGCTGCATGCCGCCGCTGCGCCGCCCGCGACCGTCCAAGGGCCGCGGCCGCTGCTCGATATCGCCCCCGGCCCGGCGCGGGACCGGCTGTCGCGGATGCTGGACCGGCTGCCGCTGGCGCAAGGCGACGGGGCGCCCGTGCTGCGGCAATCGGCGACAGGATATGAACTGCAAGCCGGGCCGGGGCGGGTCGAGGCCCTGCCTGCCGTGCTGACCCACCGCGAGCTTTTGCAGGCCATCGTGCATGTCACCCGCGATACGGCGGTCGGTGAAGCATCCGGTCACGCGCTGGCCCTGCGCGAAAGGTCCGTCCTGCTGATCGAGGACAGCCGCATCAACCGCGAGGTGATCGACGCCCTGTTCCGCAAGCTCGGCGCCCGCGTCGCCGTCGCGTCGGGCGCGCGCGAGGGGCTGGCGATCCTAGAGCGCAGCACGCCCGATGTCGTCATCACAGACCTGCACATGCCCGAGGTCGACGGCTTCGCCCTGCTGCGCGCCCTGCGCGACAAGGGGGTGGAACTGCCGGTGATCGCTTCGAGCGCGGATGTCTCGGCGGTGACGCGGCGGAATTGCATCGAGGCGGGTTTCGCCGATTTCCTCGCCAAGCCCATCACCGGCGCGGCGCTGGCCGAGATCCTGGGCCGGGTGCTCGACAAGACCATGCCCGCGCTCGACCGGCAGCTGCTGGCCCGTGCCACGGCCTGCGACGACGCGCTTGCCGGGCGCTGGCTGTCGCGCCTGCCGGCCGAGATCGCCGATTGGCGCGCCCGGCTGGCGTCGGATGCCGCGCAGGCCGATACGCTGCACCTGATCCGGGGCGCCGCCTTGCAGTTGGGCGCGGTCGAGCTGGCCCGCGTGGTCGGGGAAAGCCCTGTCGACCGGGCGCGGATCGACGCCGCGATGGACCGGCTGCTTGCCTTGGCGCCCGCGCCCGCTGCGCCATCGCCCGCCGACGCGGATGGCGCGATCCTGCAGGCATGCATCGCGGCGCTGGACGCCAACGAGATGCGCGGCTTTGACTTGCTGCGGACCGTCCTGCCCCGCCTGCCGGACGAGTTGCGGACCGAGGCCGAGGCGATGAGCGAGCGGCTGGACTTCCGCGGCGCCGGCCGGATCCTGCGGCAGGCTCAGTCGGCCTGA
- a CDS encoding response regulator, whose product MDNLKKNLPPLTSLVAFEAAARLGSFSEAARELNVSREAVSRQIRALESHLGMSLFERAANSTVLREWSANYFRTVSGSLENIALASHAIRGDEAEEAAAVSGEDAEAEQILIVDDLPANIRRLHDVLRGQYEVIAHTDPHEALSWIMAGGSPELIMLDVRMAGMDGYALCRRIKAIPRLANVPILFLTSLDTTEDETEGFAAGACDYIVRPFAPPVLLARIRVQLDLRKTAAALEDVMRRRADRLERAEARLAAIRGILDDQAD is encoded by the coding sequence ATGGACAATCTCAAGAAGAACCTTCCGCCCCTGACAAGCCTCGTCGCCTTCGAGGCTGCGGCGCGGCTGGGCAGCTTCTCGGAGGCCGCGCGCGAACTCAACGTCTCGCGCGAGGCGGTCAGCCGCCAGATCCGCGCGCTGGAATCCCATCTGGGCATGTCGCTGTTCGAGCGCGCGGCGAACAGCACGGTCCTGCGGGAATGGAGCGCGAACTATTTCCGCACCGTCTCGGGCAGCCTCGAGAATATCGCGCTGGCCTCGCATGCGATCCGCGGCGACGAGGCCGAGGAAGCCGCCGCCGTGTCCGGAGAGGATGCCGAGGCCGAGCAGATCCTGATCGTCGACGACCTGCCCGCAAACATCCGGCGGCTGCATGACGTCCTGCGCGGCCAGTATGAGGTCATCGCCCATACCGACCCGCACGAGGCGCTGTCGTGGATCATGGCGGGCGGCAGCCCCGAGCTGATCATGCTCGACGTGCGCATGGCCGGGATGGACGGCTATGCGCTGTGCCGCCGCATCAAGGCGATCCCGCGCCTGGCGAATGTCCCGATCCTGTTCCTGACCAGCCTCGACACCACCGAGGACGAGACCGAGGGTTTCGCCGCCGGGGCCTGCGACTACATCGTCCGCCCCTTTGCTCCTCCGGTTCTGCTGGCGCGCATCCGGGTCCAGCTTGACCTGCGCAAGACGGCCGCGGCGCTGGAGGACGTGATGCGGCGCCGGGCCGACCGGCTGGAGCGCGCCGAGGCGCGGCTTGCCGCCATCCGGGGGATCCTGGACGATCAGGCCGACTGA
- a CDS encoding GntR family transcriptional regulator gives MVNKAVDERDGQKVARRLREAILRLELRPGLVLDEADLAEQMEVSRTPVREAIIQLISDGLVQRHGRKAIVATMDFDEVPKLYDALLVSSRLIHRLAAEHRNDADLAAIREAMLEFEQSTDVSNGVERSEANLRFHLAISRAAHNRHFSAFYDSALLGTIRLARACFAQTSTVEYLGPTTREELAGHLAETERQHRVLYDAIAAQDVELADQLAVDHYVLTRNRVEKVLFRVDPAVEQFDLSVSAG, from the coding sequence ATGGTAAACAAAGCGGTGGATGAGAGGGACGGCCAGAAGGTCGCGCGGCGGCTGCGCGAGGCCATCCTGCGTCTGGAGTTGCGGCCCGGGCTGGTGCTGGACGAGGCCGATCTTGCCGAGCAGATGGAGGTGTCGCGCACCCCGGTCCGCGAGGCGATCATCCAGCTGATTTCCGACGGTCTGGTCCAGCGCCACGGCCGCAAGGCCATCGTCGCCACCATGGATTTCGACGAGGTGCCCAAGCTCTACGACGCGCTGCTGGTTTCCAGCCGGCTGATCCACCGGCTTGCCGCCGAGCATCGCAACGATGCCGATCTGGCCGCCATCCGCGAAGCCATGCTGGAATTCGAGCAGAGCACCGACGTCTCGAACGGGGTCGAGCGGTCCGAGGCAAACCTGCGCTTCCACCTCGCCATCTCGAGGGCGGCGCACAACCGGCATTTCTCGGCCTTCTACGACAGCGCGCTGCTCGGCACGATCCGGCTGGCCCGGGCGTGCTTTGCCCAGACCAGCACGGTCGAATACCTCGGTCCCACCACGCGCGAGGAACTGGCCGGCCATCTGGCCGAGACCGAGCGCCAGCACCGCGTGCTTTACGACGCGATCGCGGCGCAGGATGTGGAACTGGCCGACCAGCTGGCCGTGGACCATTATGTCCTGACCCGAAATCGGGTCGAGAAGGTGCTGTTCCGGGTCGATCCGGCGGTCGAGCAGTTCGACCTCTCGGTCTCGGCGGGCTGA